The genomic interval TATAGCTCGAGCAGATCTATAAAGCCTCTTAAGATGATCATCCAGCTTGAAAATTCTTCCATTATAAACCCTTATTCCTTCAAAAACTCCATCACCAAAAAGAAAACCTTTATCAAATACAGATATCTTTGCCTCAGAAGAAGGATAAAACTCCCCATTTATATAAACAAACCTTTCACCCATTGTTATACCCCCTTATATGCTTTATAAGTTTTACTAATTTATCCACAAGATATCTATGGTATTCTTCTCCTTTTTCATAAGAGGCTTTTGATGGAGAACCACTTACTCCCCCACTTTCCCTTGCAAGCTTTTCCATATGCTTCCTCGAAGGAAGATAGCACAACGTGTCATATGGAGATGAGGGGTCAACATAATAAAGGTATCCTTCTTTCTTTGGGGAGTCTTTCTTTGGGGAGTCTATTATTTTTTCTTTCTTAACAAGCTCCGGCCGTATAACCATCATATGAGAAGTTTCTATTTCTTCCGCATGTCCTATTTCTCCAAATTTAAACTCCTTTGAAGCATATGCAGGATCAAAGATATAAATTTCTACTTCTAAATCTTCCTTTGCTCTTGCAGAAGCAAGTTGGATCCAAGGTATATTAACTATTCTATGTCCATTTATCACTATAAAGTGCTTAAAGCCATGTTCAGAAAGAGAGGAAATTAGATCATATAGCAACTCCTCTAAAACCTCAGGTCTTATGTTAACCGTACCAGGTAAAACCATATGATGAGGCGACCAGCCATACCACAAAGGAGGAGCTACTATAGCTCCTGTCCTTGCCGAAGCTTCCTCAGCAAGAGCTATAGCTACCATTGAATCTGTTCCAAGCGGCAAGTGTCTCCCATGCTGTTCCACACTACCAATGGGTATAATTACAATGCTTTCTCCTAAACCTTCTAACTCCTCCCAGGTGAGTTCCTCAAGCCTTTTCGCTTTCACTTTCTTCCCCCTCCTCATCGTTTTTAACAGTTATAATCTTTCCCCAATCTAATCCTAAAGGGCCACTTAAAACATAAACGGACATGCTTATAAGGGGAGC from Synergistota bacterium carries:
- a CDS encoding creatininase family protein, which gives rise to MRRGKKVKAKRLEELTWEELEGLGESIVIIPIGSVEQHGRHLPLGTDSMVAIALAEEASARTGAIVAPPLWYGWSPHHMVLPGTVNIRPEVLEELLYDLISSLSEHGFKHFIVINGHRIVNIPWIQLASARAKEDLEVEIYIFDPAYASKEFKFGEIGHAEEIETSHMMVIRPELVKKEKIIDSPKKDSPKKEGYLYYVDPSSPYDTLCYLPSRKHMEKLARESGGVSGSPSKASYEKGEEYHRYLVDKLVKLIKHIRGYNNG